The following coding sequences are from one Betaproteobacteria bacterium window:
- a CDS encoding PAS domain S-box protein, producing the protein MKVNLPVTANELLLAVDDSIVTRTDAKGIITDANEDFCRISGFSRDELIGKNHNLVRHPDMPPEAFADLWRTLASGLPWVGLVKNRCKNGDYYWVKAHVAPIMVNGRAEGYTSARTLPSREEVAAATAIYAEIKAGRKRHFIHRGRAVRNTPWSRWVALPFSGLTLFKQSFVSIGAFVAVFLFTALFTFSTLDSVKVGGPIYQAVVANKDLLADILPPPQYLLESWSTALEMEDADATELGRLQESSRALAAAFEERHQYWNDTLRDPALKALLVGEVVPAGKAFLAFRDEKWLPAVRERNGDLKALKAEMAVLFKRHRAAVDKLVEASTKATADVEREAAETLRTSLLRLAAACGAGLIVAILISLGIARVLNRALGGEAEYLREVVNHIGAGNLGISVRRDAADNSSIAATLARMRNRVRQTMVNLRQSAENIRDRSIKTFVAAKQVQEESERQSAAASSIAAGIEELSVSIAQVAVRASAVRDTSVQSEKLANDGATVVGSALEAMSSIAAVAKESSVNLNALAGRSQEIDNVVAVIHDIADQTNLLALNAAIEAARAGESGRGFAVVADEVRKLAERTAKSTVEITRIVGDLRSGLGESSRRMDEGISRVEQGLTLAATARQAIQEMRQSAQKVEEAVSDITLAMTEQRAASEEIAQQVEKVAGAIQSNLTQVQAASEAAEDMSREAQRLLLTAQRFS; encoded by the coding sequence ATGAAAGTCAATCTTCCCGTCACTGCCAACGAATTGCTGCTCGCGGTAGACGATTCCATCGTCACCCGCACCGACGCCAAGGGCATCATCACCGACGCCAACGAGGATTTTTGCCGTATCAGCGGCTTCTCGCGGGACGAGCTGATCGGCAAGAACCACAATCTGGTACGCCATCCCGACATGCCGCCCGAGGCCTTCGCCGACCTCTGGCGCACCTTGGCGAGCGGCCTTCCCTGGGTGGGACTGGTCAAGAACCGTTGCAAGAACGGCGACTACTACTGGGTCAAGGCCCATGTGGCGCCGATCATGGTCAATGGCCGCGCCGAGGGCTACACCTCGGCGCGGACCCTGCCCTCCCGGGAGGAGGTCGCCGCAGCCACGGCGATTTACGCCGAGATCAAGGCCGGCAGAAAGCGCCACTTCATTCACCGCGGGCGGGCGGTGCGCAATACCCCCTGGTCGCGCTGGGTCGCCCTGCCCTTCAGCGGCCTGACGCTGTTCAAACAGAGCTTCGTCAGCATCGGGGCCTTCGTCGCCGTCTTTCTCTTCACCGCCCTGTTCACTTTTTCCACCCTCGACAGCGTGAAGGTCGGCGGACCGATCTACCAGGCCGTCGTCGCCAACAAGGATCTCCTGGCCGACATCCTGCCGCCGCCGCAATACCTCCTGGAGTCCTGGTCGACGGCCCTGGAAATGGAAGATGCCGACGCCACCGAACTCGGCCGTCTGCAAGAAAGTTCGCGGGCGCTGGCGGCGGCCTTCGAGGAGCGACACCAATACTGGAACGACACGCTGCGCGACCCAGCCCTCAAGGCCCTGCTGGTTGGCGAAGTGGTCCCGGCCGGCAAGGCTTTCCTCGCCTTCCGCGATGAGAAGTGGCTGCCTGCGGTGCGTGAGCGCAACGGCGACCTGAAGGCCCTCAAGGCCGAGATGGCCGTCCTCTTCAAACGCCATCGGGCCGCGGTGGACAAGCTGGTCGAAGCGTCGACCAAGGCTACGGCAGACGTGGAGCGGGAGGCCGCGGAGACCCTCCGCACCAGCTTGCTGCGACTGGCCGCAGCCTGCGGCGCCGGCTTGATCGTCGCCATCCTCATCAGCCTCGGCATCGCCCGGGTGCTCAATCGGGCCCTGGGCGGCGAAGCCGAATACCTGCGGGAAGTCGTCAACCACATCGGCGCCGGCAATCTGGGCATCTCGGTCCGGCGGGACGCCGCCGATAACAGCAGCATCGCCGCCACCCTGGCGCGCATGCGCAACCGGGTGCGCCAGACCATGGTCAATCTGCGCCAGAGCGCCGAGAACATCCGCGACCGTTCGATCAAGACCTTCGTCGCCGCCAAGCAGGTCCAGGAGGAATCCGAACGGCAGTCGGCCGCCGCAAGCAGCATTGCCGCGGGCATCGAGGAACTGTCGGTGAGCATCGCCCAGGTCGCCGTTCGCGCCTCCGCCGTGCGCGACACCTCGGTCCAATCCGAAAAGCTGGCCAACGACGGGGCAACGGTGGTGGGCAGCGCCCTCGAAGCCATGAGTTCGATCGCCGCCGTCGCCAAGGAATCCTCGGTAAACCTCAATGCCCTGGCGGGGCGCTCCCAGGAAATCGACAACGTCGTCGCAGTGATCCACGACATCGCCGACCAAACCAATCTCCTGGCCCTGAACGCCGCCATCGAAGCGGCCCGGGCCGGGGAATCCGGCCGGGGCTTTGCCGTCGTCGCCGACGAAGTGCGCAAGCTCGCCGAACGCACCGCCAAATCGACGGTGGAAATCACCCGCATCGTCGGCGACCTCAGAAGCGGGCTGGGCGAGTCGTCCCGCCGCATGGACGAAGGCATTTCCCGGGTGGAACAGGGCTTGACCCTGGCCGCCACCGCCCGGCAGGCCATCCAGGAAATGCGTCAGAGCGCCCAGAAGGTCGAAGAGGCGGTTTCGGACATCACCCTGGCCATGACCGAACAGCGGGCGGCCAGCGAGGAAATCGCCCAGCAGGTGGAAAAGGTGGCGGGTGCAATCCAGTCCAACCTCACGCAGGTGCAGGCCGCCTCGGAAGCCGCCGAAGACATGAGCCGGGAAGCCCAACGCCTCCTGCTGACCGCCCAGCGCTTTTCGTAG
- a CDS encoding TfoX/Sxy family protein, with protein sequence MASREFAAYVVELLEPLGAVSARRMFGGYGLYREGLMFALIADDTLYVKADAENRGEYEKRAMPPFLYTRQGKTITIAYHAVPPEALDDRTDLLALARLGFAAALRGRKSVAGKKPG encoded by the coding sequence ATGGCCAGCCGGGAATTCGCCGCCTACGTCGTCGAATTGCTGGAGCCCCTGGGGGCCGTCAGCGCCCGGCGCATGTTCGGCGGCTACGGCCTCTACCGGGAGGGCCTCATGTTCGCCCTCATCGCCGACGACACCCTCTACGTCAAGGCCGACGCCGAAAACCGCGGCGAATACGAAAAGCGCGCCATGCCGCCCTTCCTCTACACGCGCCAGGGCAAGACCATCACCATCGCCTACCACGCCGTCCCGCCCGAGGCTCTGGACGACCGCACCGACCTCCTGGCGCTGGCCCGCCTGGGCTTCGCCGCCGCCTTGCGGGGGCGGAAATCGGTGGCCGGGAAGAAGCCAGGCTGA
- the ruvB gene encoding Holliday junction branch migration DNA helicase RuvB — MIETDKLAAPQGDALRGADRLIAPQSKSAQEEALERALRPKRLADYTGQTKIREQLEIFIQAARKRGDSLDHVLLFGPPGLGKTTLAHIVAHEMGVNLRQTSGPVLERAGDLAAILTNLEPHDVLFIDEIHRLSPVVEEILYPALEDFQIDIMIGEGPAARSVKLDLPPFTLVGATTRAGMLTNPLRDRFGIVARLEFYTAAELQSIVSRSASLLNAPIDPDGALEIAKRSRGTPRIANRLLRRVRDYAEVKADGAITRPVADAALAMLDVDPAGLDIMDRKLLSAVIDKFGGGPVGVDNLAAAIGEARDTIEDVLEPYLIQQGYLQRTLRGRIATPAIYRHLGLAEPNSNLVRDLLSEE; from the coding sequence ATGATTGAAACCGACAAACTTGCCGCCCCCCAAGGGGACGCCCTGCGGGGCGCCGACCGCCTCATCGCGCCCCAATCCAAATCCGCCCAGGAAGAAGCCCTGGAGCGGGCGCTCCGGCCCAAGCGCCTGGCCGACTACACCGGCCAGACCAAGATTCGCGAGCAACTGGAAATCTTCATCCAGGCGGCCCGGAAACGGGGCGACTCCCTCGACCACGTCCTGCTTTTCGGCCCCCCCGGCCTGGGCAAGACGACCCTGGCCCACATCGTCGCCCACGAAATGGGCGTGAACCTGCGCCAGACCTCGGGGCCGGTGCTGGAGCGGGCCGGCGATCTCGCCGCCATCCTCACCAACCTGGAACCCCACGACGTCCTCTTCATCGACGAAATCCACCGTCTCTCCCCGGTGGTGGAGGAAATCCTCTACCCGGCGCTGGAAGACTTCCAGATCGACATCATGATCGGCGAAGGCCCCGCCGCCCGCTCGGTCAAGCTCGACCTGCCGCCCTTCACCCTGGTCGGTGCCACCACCCGGGCCGGCATGCTGACCAACCCCCTGCGCGACCGCTTCGGCATCGTCGCCCGCCTGGAGTTCTACACGGCGGCGGAATTGCAGAGCATCGTCAGCCGCTCGGCAAGCCTTTTGAACGCCCCCATCGACCCGGACGGCGCCCTGGAAATCGCCAAGCGTTCCCGCGGCACCCCCCGCATCGCCAACCGCCTCCTGCGCCGGGTGCGCGACTACGCCGAAGTGAAGGCCGACGGCGCCATCACCCGCCCCGTCGCCGACGCGGCGCTGGCCATGCTCGACGTGGACCCGGCCGGGCTGGACATCATGGACAGGAAGCTCTTGAGCGCGGTGATCGACAAGTTCGGCGGCGGCCCGGTGGGCGTGGACAACCTCGCCGCCGCCATCGGCGAAGCCCGCGACACCATCGAGGACGTGCTGGAGCCCTACCTCATCCAGCAGGGCTACCTGCAGCGCACCCTGCGCGGGCGCATCGCCACCCCGGCCATTTACCGCCACCTGGGCCTGGCCGAACCCAACAGCAACCTGGTGCGCGACCTGCTTTCGGAAGAATAG